CAATACGTGCAAGTGCAATATCGCAACGTGCTCAAGACTGACGCAGGGCAGCCGGCCGTCAATCCCGTCAAGTCGCTCTTCCATTCGTTTCTTTCTAGCGTTCTGCATAATGTGCTGTCCAGCTTGAACCCCATAGCCGGATTTATCGCCGATAAAATCACGAACAGCCTGCAGAAGAAATCGCTTCCCCCTCCGCCCGACTTGCATGCGAAACCGAACGTCGATATCGTCGCCGAGTTCGAAGCGACGACGACGATAGCGCCCGCTCGCACGCGAACGGACATCGACAATATTTCAACGATCGTCCAGTGCGACAAGCAGCGGATCATCGTCGCCGACAACGATGCCAAGGTCTACACCACACAATCGTTCGACGATATGCTCAAGGACGCCGACGCAAGCGACGACGGCCCGGCCGTTGCCGACGACCCCAGCCAACAGACTATCGTCGCACAGCCGGACGATGGGACCGAGACGATCGCCGGGTTGTTATCCCGGCACGAACTCATCTCTGCGCCGGGGTCGATGTTCGGAACAGCGGTAACCGATCTTTGGTTCGCCGACGTGCCCATGCCGGATACATGCTCGACCGGGCCGCGGATGCCGGGAGTTGCAAATGCGCCGCAGGCGACGAGCAGCGCCGGAATCGTGCGCATTCCGTTGCGCAGCGTTCAATGGAGTGAGATGGACCTCACGGCGCCGCCTACTTCTGCGCCGCCGAGTTCTGCGCCGCCGCCGGGCGCGCCGGCTTCGCAGGCACCGTATCGGGATACTGTGCTGGACACTCCCGGCCTCGCGTGGGTCGAGACCACGTCGTTTACCCGGCTGCCGTATGACGCGTCATTCTTCGACGTGCCCGCCGGCTACGCGCTCGCAACGCCCGAACCGAGCCCGCCGCCTAACTAGCGTGCGCGAATCGGGAGGGCGACAAGAACCCGATGTCGAGCCGCGATGCCCCGTCGAGCAAGAGCTCCGCCACGATCTCGCCGACGACGGGCGCGAACTTGAATCCGTGTCCGGAAAAACCTCCGGCGACCACGATGCCCTCATCGGCAGGATGACGGCCGATCGCGAAATGCTCGTCGGGCGTGAGTGCGTACATACATGCTTTTGCGCTTCGGAAGGTCTGGCTTGCTCCGGGCAGCCACTCTTCAAGGGCGGTTTGGATAGGGATTATATCAGCTTCCGAGATCCCGCGTTCCAATTCGTCCGGTTTGGTGTAGACGCCGCGCGAATGAAACGCCGCCTTGACGCCGTCGCCAAAATCCGGCATTCCATAGATCACGTTTGGAAGGCCTTCACGGTCCAGCAGGAACGCGGGGCAACGATCCGCCGTGAATTGTGCGGTTCGAGGCGCGAACCATGCCTGCACGTTGCGCTGTACTTTGAGCGGAATGCCGGTCTGCGCGGCGATGCTCTCGAACCACGGTCCGACCGATAACACGAGGTGCTCTGCCTCGACGAAGGAGCCGTCATCGAGCGCGACTCGAAGCGTGCGAGGCCCGGTCCGATGCCAATCGGTCACGCGCACGCCGAATCGCATCTGCGCGCCGGCATCCGCCGCCGACTCGAGTAGAGCATGAACCGCACGTTCCGGAAAGATGATGCCGCCTTCACGCTCGAAGATCCCCACTTCGTCCGTGCGCGGACGGGCGATCGGATAGCGGCGGATGATGTCGGCGGAGGTGAGATATTCGACAGGAAGATGATGCCGTTCCGCGCTTCTGCGCGATCCTGCGATGACGTTGGTGGACTCCTTGCCCGCGAGCAGCAACCCGGTTATCGTCATGAGATGT
The nucleotide sequence above comes from Candidatus Eremiobacteraceae bacterium. Encoded proteins:
- the solA gene encoding N-methyl-L-tryptophan oxidase codes for the protein MSYDAIVVGLGVMGSSIVSNCARRGMRVLGLERFWPVHDQGASHGKTRLIRQAYFEHVAYVPLVLRSYELWRDLEARTGKHLMTITGLLLAGKESTNVIAGSRRSAERHHLPVEYLTSADIIRRYPIARPRTDEVGIFEREGGIIFPERAVHALLESAADAGAQMRFGVRVTDWHRTGPRTLRVALDDGSFVEAEHLVLSVGPWFESIAAQTGIPLKVQRNVQAWFAPRTAQFTADRCPAFLLDREGLPNVIYGMPDFGDGVKAAFHSRGVYTKPDELERGISEADIIPIQTALEEWLPGASQTFRSAKACMYALTPDEHFAIGRHPADEGIVVAGGFSGHGFKFAPVVGEIVAELLLDGASRLDIGFLSPSRFAHAS